In Physeter macrocephalus isolate SW-GA chromosome 2, ASM283717v5, whole genome shotgun sequence, a single window of DNA contains:
- the MGAT1 gene encoding alpha-1,3-mannosyl-glycoprotein 2-beta-N-acetylglucosaminyltransferase, translated as MLKKQSAGLVLWGAILFVAWNALLLLFFWTRPAPGRLPSDSALDDDPASLTREVIRLAQDAEVELERQRGLLQQIREHHARWSQRWRVPTVAPPVLPRVPVTSPPAVIPILVIACDRSTVRRCLDKLLHYRPSAEHFPVIVSQDCGHEETAQVIASYGSAITHIRQPDLSNIAVPPDHRKFQGYYKIARHYRWALGQVFHKFKFPAAVVVEDDLEVAPDFFEYFQATYPLLRADPSLWCVSAWNDNGKEQMVDSSKPELLYRTDFFPGLGWLLLAELWAELEPKWPKAFWDDWMRRPEQRQGRACVRPEISRTMTFGRKGVSHGQFFDQHLKFIKLNQHFVPFTQLDLSYLRQEAYDRDFLARVYGAPLLQVEKVRTSERSELGEVRVQYTSRDSFKAFAKALGVMDDLKSGVPRAGYQGIVSFLFRGRRVHLAPPQTWDGYDPSWN; from the coding sequence ATGCTGAAGAAGCAGTCTGCAGGGCTTGTGCTGTGGGGCGCCATCCTCTTTGTGGCCTGGAACGCCCTGTTGCTCCTCTTCTTTTGGACGCGCCCGGCGCCTGGCAGGCTGCCCTCAGACAGTGCTCTCGATGATGACCCCGCCAGCCTCACCCGTGAGGTGATCCGCCTGGCCCAGGACGCTGAGGTCGAGTTGGAGCGGCAGCGGGGGCTGTTGCAGCAGATCAGGGAGCATCACGCTAGGTGGAGCCAGCGGTGGAGGGTGCCTACCGTGGCCCCGCCTGTCCTGCCGCGAGTGCCTGTGACCTCTCCGCCAGCTGTGATCCCCATCCTGGTCATCGCCTGTGACCGCAGCACTGTCCGGCGCTGCCTGGACAAGCTGCTGCATTATCGGCCTTCAGCAGAGCACTTCCCCGTCATCGTCAGCCAGGACTGCGGGCATGAGGAGACAGCCCAGGTCATTGCCTCCTACGGCAGCGCTATCACGCACATCCGGCAGCCTGACCTGAGCAACATTGCAGTGCCACCCGACCACCGAAAGTTCCAGGGCTACTACAAGATTGCTCGGCACTACCGCTGGGCGCTGGGCCAGGTCTTTCACAAGTTCAAGTTCCCAGCGGCTGTGGTGGTGGAGGATGATCTGGAGGTGGCTCCAGACTTCTTCGAGTACTTCCAGGCCACGTACCCGCTGCTGAGGGCCGACCCCTCCCTCTGGTGTGTGTCTGCCTGGAATGACAACGGCAAGGAGCAGATGGTGGACTCAAGCAAGCCTGAGCTGCTCTACCGCACAGACTTTTTCCCTGGCCTGGGCTGGCTGCTGTTGGCCGAGCTCTGGGCTGAGCTGGAGCCCAAGTGGCCCAAGGCCTTCTGGGATGACTGGATGCGCCGGCCAGAGCAGCGGCAGGGCCGGGCCTGTGTGCGGCCTGAAATCTCCAGAACGATGACCTTTGGCCGCAAAGGTGTGAGCCATGGGCAGTTCTTTGACCAGCACCTCAAGTTTATCAAGCTGAACCAGCACTTCGTGCCCTTCACCCAGCTGGACCTGTCCTACCTGCGACAGGAGGCCTATGACAGGGATTTCCTTGCACGTGTCTACGGTGCTCCCCTGCTGCAGGTGGAGAAAGTGAGGACCAGTGAGCGGAGTGAGCTGGGGGAGGTGCGGGTGCAGTACACGAGCAGGGACAGCTTCAAGGCCTTCGCCAAGGCCCTGGGAGTCATGGATGACCTCAAGTCTGGTGTCCCCAGGGCCGGCTACCAGGGCATCGTCAGCTTCCTGTTCCGGGGCCGCCGTGTCCACctagccccaccccagacctgggACGGCTATGATCCTAGCTGGAATTAG